From Alkaliphilus flagellatus, the proteins below share one genomic window:
- a CDS encoding GNAT family N-acetyltransferase yields MVVARGQKTYIKKLERKHVDIMQEWGRHKDPLFYCYNFPYMSKKESDYWYKRKALSFAKRCFVVFNYSDQLVGYISLRDIKWFRKTSELGIVFDPDEIAQGYGTDGLKAFLTYYFEGLKMKILYLKVSVFNKRAQRCYEKCGFKSKGIVMEEFEDQSLPIFKDDYFIPYRHFFKQESTKIKCQFINMVITKDMYYKIQQNS; encoded by the coding sequence ATGGTAGTTGCAAGGGGGCAGAAAACCTATATTAAAAAGCTTGAAAGAAAGCATGTAGACATTATGCAAGAGTGGGGAAGACATAAAGATCCATTATTTTATTGTTATAATTTTCCTTATATGAGTAAAAAAGAAAGTGATTATTGGTATAAAAGGAAAGCATTATCTTTTGCAAAGAGGTGCTTTGTAGTATTTAACTATTCCGACCAGTTGGTTGGATATATTTCCTTAAGGGATATTAAGTGGTTTAGAAAAACTAGTGAGCTTGGAATAGTATTTGACCCAGATGAAATTGCTCAAGGATATGGCACAGATGGATTAAAGGCCTTTTTAACTTACTACTTTGAAGGATTAAAAATGAAGATATTATATTTAAAAGTATCTGTTTTTAATAAAAGAGCCCAAAGGTGCTATGAAAAATGTGGTTTTAAGTCAAAGGGTATTGTTATGGAGGAATTTGAAGATCAAAGTTTACCTATTTTTAAAGATGACTATTTTATTCCATATAGGCATTTTTTTAAGCAAGAATCTACAAAAATAAAATGTCAATTTATTAATATGGTAATTACAAAGGATATGTACTATAAGATTCAGCAAAATAGTTAA
- a CDS encoding DUF1858 domain-containing protein — MFKVTEDMTIMEVLQMDREVAPIFMSFGLHCLGCPGATMESIGDAGRVHGINVQDLIAELNKFFESK, encoded by the coding sequence ATGTTTAAAGTTACAGAAGATATGACAATTATGGAAGTTTTACAAATGGATCGCGAAGTTGCACCTATTTTTATGAGCTTTGGTCTTCACTGCCTTGGCTGCCCAGGTGCTACAATGGAGAGCATTGGTGATGCAGGTAGAGTTCATGGTATTAATGTTCAGGATTTAATCGCTGAATTAAATAAATTTTTTGAGTCAAAATAG
- a CDS encoding ATP-binding protein, protein MMHSFVHEILRDYEEKRNRAKAFKEKRLQEVYEKVPTIKKIDEELQKTGISISKALIRGTEDPEKTIEDFKQKLEQLKQERAILLTENNIPLQYLDENYSCEECKDTGFVNSGQKCKCFRQQLIIKAYNMSNLSNVLKKENFQHFNLDLFSDKPSEGQSLSPKENMMDILNICEGFVFNFNENNEENLLFYGETGLGKTFLTNCIAKALLDRGNIVIYQTSFKLLEILEELRFKNNDDKEKYNLLFEADLLIIDDLGTEMTNTFTNSEIFNIINSRLLSNKKTIVSTNLSPKEMMDRYDDRIFSRLFSKFTVLHFFGKDLRWETK, encoded by the coding sequence ATGATGCACTCATTCGTACATGAAATACTGAGAGATTATGAGGAAAAAAGAAATAGGGCTAAAGCATTTAAAGAAAAGAGATTACAAGAAGTCTATGAAAAAGTTCCAACAATAAAAAAGATTGATGAAGAACTTCAAAAAACAGGTATATCCATTTCTAAAGCATTAATAAGAGGTACAGAGGATCCTGAAAAAACCATAGAAGACTTTAAACAAAAGTTAGAGCAATTAAAACAAGAACGTGCAATCTTATTAACCGAGAATAATATTCCTCTACAATATTTAGATGAAAATTATTCTTGTGAAGAGTGTAAAGATACAGGTTTTGTTAATAGTGGACAAAAATGTAAATGTTTTAGACAACAGCTTATTATTAAGGCTTATAATATGTCAAACTTATCCAATGTTTTGAAAAAGGAGAACTTCCAACACTTTAACCTAGATTTATTTTCTGATAAGCCTTCTGAGGGTCAATCCTTAAGCCCAAAGGAAAACATGATGGATATACTTAATATCTGCGAAGGCTTTGTATTTAACTTTAATGAAAATAATGAAGAGAATTTATTATTTTATGGAGAAACAGGTCTTGGAAAAACCTTCTTAACTAATTGTATAGCAAAGGCATTACTGGATAGAGGAAATATTGTTATCTATCAAACTTCATTCAAGTTATTAGAAATATTAGAAGAGCTACGTTTTAAAAATAATGATGATAAAGAAAAATACAATCTTTTATTTGAAGCAGATTTATTAATAATAGATGATTTAGGTACAGAAATGACTAATACTTTTACAAATAGTGAGATTTTCAATATTATTAATAGTCGTCTTTTATCCAATAAGAAAACAATTGTTTCCACAAATTTATCTCCTAAAGAAATGATGGATCGTTACGATGATCGTATTTTTTCTCGCCTCTTCTCAAAATTTACTGTACTTCATTTCTTTGGTAAAGATTTAAGATGGGAAACAAAATAG
- a CDS encoding DUF2232 domain-containing protein, giving the protein MKSYNDNKAFMEAALIAAITTIFAISAIYLPILSISIILIPVPFMILAYRHGARYSILSFITFSLLIGILTELMYTILLISIFGPMTIAMGYYIKRRKEPYVVIGVGTIASILSIFIIFQFISYIGGISIIDEIAIVAENIINTQVDMLKTMDVDVLSADEILNYLLMIVPGVLIIQSMFIALGNYYLTAAILKRFRSNDIDLPQFSTFRLPTNIVLGSFIIFTLSYLTRYIEGIYHVSLITNVTLLFIFLFFLQGISVISYLIKRTSTPKVIRILLIGIIFLISPLLTAISFVGLVDSIVDVRRLGTK; this is encoded by the coding sequence ATGAAAAGCTATAATGATAACAAGGCATTTATGGAGGCCGCTTTAATCGCCGCTATTACAACCATATTTGCTATTAGCGCTATATATTTACCTATTTTATCTATATCAATAATATTAATCCCTGTGCCATTTATGATTTTAGCTTATAGACATGGCGCTAGATATTCTATATTATCTTTTATTACCTTTAGTTTATTAATTGGAATTTTGACAGAATTAATGTATACTATTTTACTAATATCAATATTTGGACCAATGACGATTGCAATGGGTTATTATATAAAAAGACGTAAAGAGCCATATGTAGTAATAGGGGTAGGCACTATTGCATCAATTCTATCTATCTTCATTATATTTCAGTTTATTTCATATATTGGAGGTATTAGCATAATTGATGAAATAGCCATTGTTGCGGAGAATATTATCAATACGCAAGTAGATATGTTAAAGACAATGGATGTAGATGTTCTTAGTGCGGATGAAATACTAAATTACTTATTAATGATTGTGCCTGGGGTGTTGATTATTCAATCCATGTTTATAGCTCTTGGAAACTACTATTTAACTGCTGCTATATTGAAACGTTTCAGATCTAATGATATTGATCTTCCGCAATTTAGTACGTTTAGGTTACCGACAAATATTGTACTCGGTTCCTTTATTATTTTTACATTAAGCTATTTAACTAGATATATTGAAGGCATTTATCATGTTAGTCTGATTACAAATGTTACACTGCTTTTTATTTTCCTATTTTTTTTACAAGGAATATCTGTTATAAGTTATTTAATAAAAAGAACTAGTACTCCTAAAGTAATTCGCATCCTTTTAATAGGAATAATTTTTCTGATAAGTCCTTTACTAACTGCAATTTCATTTGTAGGATTAGTAGATTCTATAGTTGACGTGAGAAGGCTAGGGACAAAATAG
- a CDS encoding pro-sigmaK processing inhibitor BofA family protein, translated as MGLELNIILAYAVGLILLYVVGWILLIPLKWIIRLVWNSILGGIMLFVINIIGGIWGISLVINPLSAVIAGVLGMPGVILLLLLKYVL; from the coding sequence ATTAGAATTAAATATTATATTAGCCTATGCTGTGGGACTAATTTTACTATATGTTGTTGGCTGGATTTTATTAATCCCTTTGAAATGGATAATAAGATTAGTATGGAATAGTATATTAGGTGGAATTATGCTTTTTGTTATAAATATAATTGGAGGTATTTGGGGTATTTCATTAGTAATTAACCCTCTTAGTGCTGTTATTGCTGGTGTATTAGGAATGCCTGGAGTAATACTATTGTTATTATTAAAATATGTGTTATAA
- a CDS encoding DnaD domain protein, translating into MSFIKGSTSIDLGDTPIENIFIDVYMPMTNGTFVQVYLLGYKYSLDRDPNMEVNNMSIARHLNIPLSDVLSAWDFWESKQIVKKHKADGEDENNYTVEFINLKQLYIDNNYKANYNTQVNNNITEKKSDTYTCSPTDLVEANKVPEIRDMFVEINKIIARELAPNEKLKVIELLYQYNIDPPLIVEAFRYSKKQRKVRHILSYSAGVIRTWYDKGVFTVEQLQEYLIKQGERYGLYSRVFKSLGFGSREASEAEMKVMDSWIDEFKFDLDLILAACQNSSKTPNPNINYINGILRDWHKKGVKQVADIENLDYKEKKTFSYKPTQSTPKIKTKFHLAKSRGDKYTADELEQLILNNQKQRLNR; encoded by the coding sequence ATGAGTTTTATTAAAGGGAGTACTTCTATTGATTTAGGGGACACGCCTATTGAAAATATTTTTATAGATGTCTATATGCCAATGACAAATGGAACCTTTGTACAAGTGTATTTGCTTGGATATAAATATTCTCTTGACCGTGATCCTAATATGGAGGTAAATAATATGTCTATTGCAAGACATCTTAATATTCCTCTATCTGATGTGCTATCTGCCTGGGATTTTTGGGAAAGTAAACAAATTGTAAAGAAACATAAAGCGGATGGTGAAGATGAAAATAACTATACTGTTGAATTTATTAATTTAAAACAGCTTTATATTGATAATAATTATAAAGCTAACTACAATACGCAAGTAAACAATAATATTACAGAAAAAAAATCTGATACATATACTTGTTCCCCTACGGATCTAGTGGAAGCTAATAAGGTGCCAGAAATTAGAGATATGTTTGTAGAAATAAACAAAATTATTGCTAGAGAACTTGCTCCTAACGAAAAATTAAAGGTAATAGAATTACTTTATCAATACAATATAGATCCACCTCTAATAGTTGAAGCCTTTCGTTATTCTAAAAAGCAAAGAAAGGTAAGACATATTTTGAGCTATTCAGCTGGTGTTATTAGAACTTGGTATGACAAAGGTGTTTTTACTGTGGAACAGTTACAGGAATATCTTATTAAGCAAGGTGAAAGATATGGCCTATATAGCAGAGTATTTAAATCTTTAGGTTTTGGCTCTAGGGAAGCATCTGAAGCTGAAATGAAGGTTATGGATAGCTGGATAGATGAATTCAAATTTGATCTTGATTTGATTTTAGCTGCATGTCAAAACTCTAGCAAAACCCCTAATCCTAATATTAACTATATTAACGGAATATTAAGAGACTGGCACAAAAAAGGAGTTAAACAAGTAGCAGATATAGAAAATCTAGATTATAAAGAAAAAAAGACTTTTTCATATAAACCAACTCAAAGTACACCTAAAATAAAAACTAAATTTCACCTTGCAAAAAGTCGTGGTGATAAATACACTGCCGATGAGCTAGAGCAACTTATATTAAACAATCAGAAGCAAAGATTAAATCGATAG
- the rplI gene encoding 50S ribosomal protein L9, which translates to MKVILLQDVKGLGKKGEVVNASDGYARNFLFPKKAAVEATGGNMKTLNEQKTSQEMKKQQEVDDAKDLAKKLEKSSIEITAKAGEGGRLFGSVTSKDLAEMLEKQYKIKIDKRKIVLPEPIRELGVRYVEVKLHTGVVGKLKVSIKEA; encoded by the coding sequence ATGAAAGTAATTTTATTACAAGATGTAAAGGGATTAGGCAAAAAGGGTGAAGTAGTAAATGCCAGTGATGGATATGCAAGAAATTTTTTATTTCCTAAAAAAGCGGCTGTAGAAGCAACTGGTGGTAATATGAAAACTCTTAACGAACAAAAAACTTCTCAAGAAATGAAGAAACAACAAGAGGTAGATGATGCTAAAGATCTTGCAAAAAAATTAGAAAAGTCATCTATAGAAATAACAGCAAAGGCTGGAGAGGGCGGAAGATTATTCGGATCTGTAACCTCTAAGGACTTAGCGGAAATGTTAGAAAAACAATATAAAATTAAGATAGATAAGAGAAAAATTGTTTTACCAGAGCCAATTAGAGAGCTAGGAGTAAGATACGTGGAAGTAAAGCTTCATACTGGTGTTGTTGGAAAGTTAAAGGTAAGTATAAAAGAAGCATAA
- the dnaB gene encoding replicative DNA helicase, which produces MNKIPPNSIEAEQSVLGSMLLDREAIIVVLEFLRGSDFYKEAHKEIFEAMYDLFNRNEPVDLVTLTEELKKREILDAIGGIPYLTSLASGVPITSNVRYYAEIVERKSLLRKLIKSSQEIIQLGYSSDVEVLEVIEQAQKSIYDISQDRSNEGFTPIRDVLSDTFDRIEELYENKKGITGLSTGFMDLDKKLSGFHKTDLILVAARPAMGKSAFSLNLAQNAAIKAGASVAVFSLEMSKEQLMLRMLAAESMVDLGKIQVGNLNEEEWAKIAGAMAPLSQSKIFFDDTPGISVMEMRSKCRRLKMEKGLDLVLIDYLQLMEGEGRSESRQQEIASISRNLKIMAKELDCPVIALSQLSRAPELRADHRPILSDLRESGAIEQDADLVMFLYRDEYYHPDSDKKNIGEVIIAKHRHGETGTVDLIWLGQFQKFLDYEKYRDA; this is translated from the coding sequence ATGAATAAGATACCACCTAATAGTATAGAAGCCGAACAGTCAGTCTTAGGGTCTATGTTATTAGATAGGGAAGCAATTATAGTTGTTTTAGAATTTTTAAGAGGCTCGGATTTTTACAAAGAGGCCCATAAAGAAATATTTGAAGCTATGTATGACTTGTTCAATAGGAATGAGCCAGTAGATTTAGTTACCTTAACTGAAGAGCTCAAAAAAAGGGAAATTTTAGATGCCATAGGTGGAATTCCGTATTTAACTAGCTTAGCTTCTGGTGTCCCTATTACTTCCAATGTACGATATTATGCAGAAATAGTAGAGAGAAAGTCTCTACTCCGTAAGCTAATTAAATCCTCCCAAGAAATAATTCAATTAGGCTATAGTAGTGATGTAGAAGTATTAGAAGTAATTGAGCAGGCGCAAAAAAGCATATACGACATTTCGCAAGATAGATCTAATGAAGGGTTTACTCCCATTAGAGATGTTTTATCAGATACATTTGATAGAATAGAAGAACTTTATGAAAATAAAAAAGGTATTACTGGCTTGTCTACAGGTTTTATGGATTTAGACAAAAAATTAAGTGGATTTCATAAAACGGACTTAATTCTAGTTGCAGCTAGACCTGCTATGGGTAAGTCTGCTTTTTCGTTAAACCTAGCTCAAAATGCAGCTATTAAAGCAGGTGCTTCTGTAGCTGTATTTAGCTTGGAGATGTCTAAGGAACAACTGATGCTCAGAATGTTAGCAGCCGAATCCATGGTAGATTTAGGAAAGATTCAAGTTGGAAATCTAAATGAAGAGGAATGGGCGAAAATTGCAGGAGCTATGGCTCCCTTATCACAATCTAAAATCTTTTTTGATGATACTCCAGGTATTTCGGTAATGGAGATGAGATCAAAATGTAGACGATTAAAAATGGAGAAAGGATTAGACCTTGTTTTAATCGACTACTTGCAGCTAATGGAGGGTGAAGGAAGAAGTGAAAGTAGGCAGCAGGAAATAGCATCTATATCAAGAAACTTAAAAATAATGGCTAAAGAATTAGACTGTCCTGTAATCGCCTTATCTCAATTATCTCGTGCGCCTGAGCTTAGAGCTGACCATAGACCTATTTTATCAGACCTTAGAGAGTCAGGGGCCATAGAGCAGGACGCAGACTTAGTTATGTTTTTATATCGTGATGAATATTATCATCCTGATAGTGATAAAAAGAATATCGGTGAAGTAATTATTGCAAAGCACCGTCATGGGGAAACAGGAACCGTGGATCTAATTTGGTTGGGACAATTCCAAAAGTTTTTAGACTATGAAAAATATAGAGATGCATAG
- a CDS encoding MazG-like family protein, translating to MFDFQKNNVDIGRNIKMIDFLKCELLSSVSVVFEALFKGAKEGQQMILEGLANIILVTYSLGKRLGIDYDTIDKKVQEKARLHILEEHHLEKWYGDLSSLHQHLKEHGK from the coding sequence ATGTTTGATTTTCAAAAGAACAATGTTGATATAGGTCGTAATATAAAAATGATAGATTTCCTTAAGTGTGAGCTTCTAAGTAGTGTTTCTGTAGTTTTCGAAGCTTTATTTAAGGGAGCTAAAGAAGGACAACAAATGATTCTTGAAGGACTAGCCAATATTATTTTAGTTACTTATTCTTTGGGTAAAAGGTTAGGTATTGACTATGATACCATTGATAAAAAAGTACAAGAAAAGGCAAGACTTCATATATTAGAGGAGCATCATCTTGAGAAATGGTATGGAGACCTTTCAAGCTTACATCAACATCTAAAAGAACATGGGAAATAA
- a CDS encoding DHH family phosphoesterase, protein MKGIKNSKFIKMLVPDTRIYLIILFVFILIVSYYNRAIGVVGIFLLAYLIYYNLKISNIRREEWTRYIEGLSSDIDSATKYAVLNLPIPLTIVEFDGTITWYNPKFLDVVNSKDLLEKDIQDVIPNFDLRNILQNENELSKIIEINNRYFKVVYNIVKLPRGHTSNYIIMLYWIEVTRYEELSKKYNEEQMVVGLIQVDNYDDVMQSTEETKRPLVSAEIEHRLNLWAGKINGFIRKYAKDKFIVVFHHKYLEKLESKKFDIIDEIREINQGNNMPITLSIGVGTYGETPLQSCDFANGAKDLALGRGGDQVAVKKRDKISFYGGKAKAVEKRTKVKARVISHALRELIEQSTNVIVMGHKISDLDAVGAALGIYRAAKNRGKDAYVVLNGSNPSIEGLFNRIYDIEEYKKAIIHCDEAKLRIERTSLLVVVDTHRPNFTECPDLLKLTDKIVVIDHHRRGTEFIENTVLTYHETYASSTCELVTEILSYMDEKINIPQIEAEALLAGIAIDTKNFTFKTGVRTFEAASLLRRAGADTTSVKQLFEDDFNTIIARAEVIKKSEIIYETIAISSLDEVSKASQLIAAQAADELLCARGITASFVLGRKDDTMIFISGRSMGDINVQVILEKLGGGGHMTVAGAQIEDSTMEEVRERLEKAIEEYFEEGEDE, encoded by the coding sequence ATGAAAGGTATAAAAAATAGCAAATTCATCAAGATGCTAGTTCCTGATACACGGATTTATCTTATTATACTTTTTGTATTCATATTAATAGTATCCTATTATAATAGGGCAATTGGTGTAGTTGGTATATTTTTATTAGCATACTTAATTTACTATAATTTAAAAATTAGCAACATCAGGCGTGAGGAATGGACTCGTTATATTGAAGGGCTGTCTTCTGACATTGATTCTGCAACAAAGTATGCAGTTTTAAATCTTCCTATTCCTTTAACAATAGTAGAATTTGATGGAACCATTACTTGGTATAACCCTAAATTTTTAGATGTAGTAAATAGTAAGGATTTGTTAGAGAAGGATATTCAGGATGTTATTCCTAATTTTGATCTTAGAAACATATTGCAAAATGAAAATGAATTATCAAAGATAATTGAAATTAATAATAGGTACTTTAAGGTTGTATATAATATTGTTAAATTGCCGAGAGGACATACTTCTAATTATATTATTATGCTATATTGGATAGAAGTTACAAGGTATGAGGAATTAAGCAAAAAATATAATGAGGAGCAAATGGTTGTAGGTCTTATACAGGTTGATAATTACGATGATGTTATGCAGAGCACAGAGGAGACAAAACGTCCACTAGTGTCAGCTGAAATAGAGCATAGATTAAACTTATGGGCAGGAAAAATTAATGGATTTATACGTAAATATGCTAAGGACAAGTTTATAGTTGTTTTTCATCATAAGTATTTAGAAAAACTGGAGTCCAAAAAATTTGATATAATAGATGAAATAAGGGAAATAAATCAAGGAAATAATATGCCGATTACTCTAAGTATTGGAGTAGGAACCTATGGCGAAACCCCTCTGCAAAGTTGTGATTTTGCTAATGGAGCTAAAGACTTAGCTCTTGGTAGAGGTGGAGACCAAGTAGCTGTAAAGAAGAGAGATAAGATTAGCTTCTATGGAGGCAAGGCAAAGGCAGTGGAGAAAAGAACTAAGGTAAAGGCAAGAGTAATCTCCCATGCTCTACGTGAGTTAATAGAACAATCTACAAATGTTATTGTTATGGGACATAAAATATCAGACTTAGATGCTGTTGGCGCCGCACTTGGTATATATCGTGCAGCCAAAAATAGAGGCAAAGATGCCTATGTTGTTCTAAATGGATCTAATCCATCAATTGAAGGATTATTTAATAGAATATATGATATAGAAGAATACAAAAAGGCAATTATACATTGTGATGAGGCAAAGCTTAGAATTGAGCGTACATCATTATTAGTAGTAGTAGATACTCATAGACCAAATTTTACAGAGTGCCCAGATTTATTAAAGTTAACAGATAAGATAGTTGTAATAGATCATCATAGAAGAGGAACGGAGTTTATTGAAAATACTGTTTTAACCTACCACGAAACTTATGCTTCTTCTACTTGTGAGCTAGTAACGGAAATACTCAGTTACATGGATGAGAAAATTAATATACCACAAATCGAAGCAGAAGCCTTATTAGCAGGTATTGCGATAGACACTAAGAACTTCACATTTAAAACTGGGGTAAGAACCTTTGAAGCCGCATCTTTACTAAGACGGGCAGGTGCAGATACAACTTCAGTGAAACAGTTATTCGAGGATGATTTTAACACTATTATTGCTAGGGCAGAGGTTATAAAAAAATCAGAAATAATTTATGAAACTATAGCTATTTCAAGCTTAGATGAAGTTTCTAAAGCTTCACAGCTTATTGCGGCTCAGGCAGCAGATGAGTTGTTATGTGCAAGAGGGATTACGGCATCCTTTGTTTTAGGAAGAAAAGATGATACAATGATTTTTATAAGTGGACGATCCATGGGAGATATTAACGTCCAAGTGATTTTAGAAAAACTTGGTGGTGGCGGCCATATGACAGTAGCAGGAGCCCAGATAGAAGATAGTACCATGGAGGAAGTGAGAGAAAGATTAGAAAAAGCAATAGAAGAATACTTTGAGGAAGGTGAAGATGAATGA